In a single window of the Colius striatus isolate bColStr4 chromosome 21, bColStr4.1.hap1, whole genome shotgun sequence genome:
- the AGTRAP gene encoding type-1 angiotensin II receptor-associated protein isoform X2, with protein MSHVLPASYAWGNFSVLAVGIWAIVQRDSLDAIIVFLTGLQLTVLTDIIHISVFYHPASHLGAVNRFSIGMAIFSLLLKPVSCYLVYRMYQERGGEYTFNIGVIRAGRDRGTYEPIDQQEAPAQWPDSSKTAQQPY; from the exons ATGAGTCATGTGCTTCCAGCCTCCTATGCCTGGGGAAACTTCAGTGTCCTTGCAGTGGGGATCTGGGCCATTGTGCAGCGAGATTCCCTTGATGCCATCATAGTG TTCCTGACTGGCTTGCAGCTCACAGTCCTCACAGACATCATTCACATCTCTGTCTTCTACCACCCAGCCAGCCATCTGGGTGCTGTTAACCGTTTCAGTATAGGCATGGCCATCTTCAGCCTCCTGCTCAAACCCGTGTCCTGCTACTTGGTGTATCGGATGTATCAGGAGCGTGGAGGAGAGTACACCTTTAACATAG GTGTCATCCGTGCAGGCCGGGACCGCGGCACCTATGAGCCAATTGATCAGCAGGAAGCCCCTGCACAGTGGCCTGACTCAAGCAAGACAGCCCAGCAGCCCTACTGA
- the AGTRAP gene encoding type-1 angiotensin II receptor-associated protein isoform X1, translating to MELPAVNLKAIILVHWLLTVWGCMSHVLPASYAWGNFSVLAVGIWAIVQRDSLDAIIVFLTGLQLTVLTDIIHISVFYHPASHLGAVNRFSIGMAIFSLLLKPVSCYLVYRMYQERGGEYTFNIGVIRAGRDRGTYEPIDQQEAPAQWPDSSKTAQQPY from the exons ATGGAGCTGCCAGCCGTCAACCTCAAG GCCATCATTCTGGTACACTGGCTGCTCACAGTGTG GGGATGCATGAGTCATGTGCTTCCAGCCTCCTATGCCTGGGGAAACTTCAGTGTCCTTGCAGTGGGGATCTGGGCCATTGTGCAGCGAGATTCCCTTGATGCCATCATAGTG TTCCTGACTGGCTTGCAGCTCACAGTCCTCACAGACATCATTCACATCTCTGTCTTCTACCACCCAGCCAGCCATCTGGGTGCTGTTAACCGTTTCAGTATAGGCATGGCCATCTTCAGCCTCCTGCTCAAACCCGTGTCCTGCTACTTGGTGTATCGGATGTATCAGGAGCGTGGAGGAGAGTACACCTTTAACATAG GTGTCATCCGTGCAGGCCGGGACCGCGGCACCTATGAGCCAATTGATCAGCAGGAAGCCCCTGCACAGTGGCCTGACTCAAGCAAGACAGCCCAGCAGCCCTACTGA
- the DRAXIN gene encoding draxin, with translation MATSPTFFSPFLLFSVLVLSDISLAVSLDPGTKLKSGPENNNHLQNQDMWLQQPRSGHHHKHGLAKKERVHGMPSRGRLAGEETLRMGSGAPAVEELTTEGQPAALKQNKEVFLGFEFPYPERENQSPGSERGKKQNREQRRHSRRDRLKHHRGKTSVAGPSSLYKKPENFEEQFQNLQAEEATSLTPTMNLITALELAVSTEEPPVLPATSPRSQARLRQDGDVMPTLDMALFDWTDYEDLKPEMWPSAKKKEKRRSKSPSSGNETATAEGEPCDHHLDCLPGSCCDLREHLCRPHNRGLNNKCYDDCMCTEGLRCYAKFHRNRRVTRRKGRCVEPDSANGEQGSFINV, from the exons ATGGCAACTTCTCCTAccttcttctctcctttccttctcttctccgtGCTGGTTCTTTCTGACATCAGTCTTGCAGTCTCCCTGGACCCTGGCACAAAGCTCAAAAGTGGCCCAGAGAACAACAACCATCTTCAAAACCAAGAcatgtggctgcagcagcccagaagtGGGCACCACCACAAGCATGGCTTGGCCAAGAAGGAGAGGGTCCACGGCATGCCTTCTAGAGGGCGGCTGGCTGGGGAAGAGACCCTCAGAATGGGTAGCGGAGCTCCAGCTGTGGAAGAGCTGACAACAGAGGGACAGCCAGCAGCCCTGAAACAGAATAAGGAGGTGTTCCTGGGGTTTGAATTCCCATATCCTGAGAGGGAGAACCAGTCCCCTGGgtctgagagaggaaagaagcagaACCGAGAGCAGCGGCGACACAGCCGCAGGGACAGGCTGAAACATCACAGAG GGAAGACCTCTGTTGCTGGGCCAAGCTCCCTGTACAAGAAGCCTGAAAACTTTGAAGAACAGTTTCAAAACCTCCAGGCAGAGGAAGCTACAAGTCTGACTCCCACCATGAATCTCATCACTGCACTGGAACTAGCTGTTTCCACAGAAGAGCCTCCTGTCCTTCCAGCCACATCACCACGGTCACAG GCCCGCCTCAGGCAAGATGGGGATGTGATGCCCACCCTAGATATGGCACTCTTTGACTGGACAGATTATGAGGATCTCAAACCAGAAATGTGGCCATCTGCTAAAAAGAAAG AAAAACGCCGCAGCAAGAGCCCCAGCAGCGGAAACGAAACCGCCACGGCTGAGGGAGAGCCGTGTGACCACCACCTTGACTGCCTCCCAG GCTCTTGCTGTGACTTGCGTGAACACCTCTGCAGACCACACAATCGAGGCCTTAACAACAAATGTTATGATGACTGTATGTGCACTGAAG GGCTACGCTGCTATGCCAAATTCCACCGGAACCGAAGAGTGACCCGCAGGAAAGGGCGCTGCGTGGAGCCCGACTCGGCCAACGGAGAGCAGGGGTCATTCATTAATGTTTAG
- the LOC133627516 gene encoding basic proline-rich protein-like, whose product MPPPPRAPRTEGVPAAAGSRRPRTEQLSGTCPRGPGRSERGAGSAAYLSAAPGSGLSPAGSAGQRLCMQREGRQLCRGVFKPERRRRRRRRQREGSGGMWNWGRRESRGTGVHGTGGGGAGRGGGAGRCQGRMVRGCPGRGKEEEEGCGSAASRLPRGRWQERPVARDKERAQGRGRGGRAPAHLHGAAARARSPRSPEGLPRRTDTGQPVLGNTGCPPRAPRSPRARTCPPRAPLQRPPRARTCPPRAPLQRPPLSAPSPDLPAPSPAAAAAPVRPEPGPARPEPRCSGRPCPPRAPLQRPPRARTCPPRAPLQRPPLSAPSPDLPAPSPAAAAAPVRPEPRCSGRPGGSRPAA is encoded by the exons ATGCCGCCGCCGCCACGGGCACCGCGCACCGAGGGcgtcccggcggcggcgggctcAAGGCGGCCG CGCACTGAGCAGCTCAGTGGAACGTGCCCCCGCGGCCCGGGACGAAGCGAGCGCGGCGCGGGCAGCGCTGCCTACCTGTCCGCAGCTCCGGGGTCTgggctgagcccggccggcagcgcagggcagcggCTGTGCATGCAGCGGGAGGGGAGGCAGCTCTGCCGGGGGGTGTTCAAACccgagaggaggaggagaaggaggaggagacagagggaagGCAGTGGGGGAATGTGGAACTGGGGACGCCGGGAATCCCGGGGGACCGGGGTGCACGGTACGGGgggaggaggggctgggaggggcgGAGGGGCCGGGCGATGCCAGGGCCGCATGGTGCGGGGCTGCCCGGGacgggggaaggaggaggaggaggggtgcGGGAGCGCAGCGAGCCGGCTGCCGCGGGGCCGGTGGCAGGAGCGGCCCGTGGCCCGGGACAAAGAACGGGCAcaaggccggggccggggcggccgggcCCCCGCTCACCTGCACGGCGCGGCGGCCCGGGCCCGCAGCCCCCGCTCCCCAGAGGGGCTGCCCCGCCGTACGGACACAGGGCAGCCGGTGCTGGGGAACACAGGCTGCCCGCCCCGAGCCCCGCGGTCGCCCCGAGCCCGGACCTGCCCGCCCCGAGCACCGCTGCAGCGGCCGCCCCGAGCCCGGACCTGCCCGCCCCGAGCCCCGCTGCAGCGGCCGCCCCTGTCCGCCCCGAGCCCGGACCTGCCCGCCCCGAGCCCCGCTGCAGCGGCCGCCCCTGTCCGCCCCGAGCCCGGACCTGCCCGCCCCGAGCCCCGCTGCAGCGGCCGCCCCTGTCCGCCCCGAGCCCCGCTGCAGCGGCCGCCCCGAGCCCGGACCTGCCCGCCCCGAGCCCCGCTGCAGCGGCCGCCCCTGTCCGCCCCGAGCCCGGACCTGCCCGCCCCGAGCCCCGCTGCAGCGGCCGCCCCTGTCCGCCCCGAGCCCCGCTGCAGCGGCCGCCCCGGCGGGAGCCGCCCGGCAGCCTGA
- the MAD2L2 gene encoding mitotic spindle assembly checkpoint protein MAD2B isoform X2, giving the protein MTTLTRQDLNFGQVVADVLSEFLEVAVHLILYVREVYPIGIFQKRKKYNVPVQMSCHPELNQYIQDTLHCVKPLLEKNDVEKVVVVILDKEHHPVERFVFEITQPPLLSISSESLLSHVEQLLRAFILKISVCDAVLDNNPPGCTFTVLVHTREAATRNMEKIQVIKDFPWILADEQDVHMHDPRLIPLKTMTSDILKMQLYVEERAHKGT; this is encoded by the exons ATGACCACTCTCACACGGCAGGACCTTAACTTTGGGCAAG ttgttgCAGATGTTCTGTCAGAGTTTCTGGAAGTAGCTGTTCACCTTATCTTATACGTCAGAGAAGTTTACCCCATTGGGAtctttcagaagaggaaaaaatacaatgtACCTGTCCAG ATGTCCTGCCACCCAGAGCTGAACCAGTACATCCAGGACACGCTGCACTGCGTGAAGCCACTGCTTGAGAAG AACGATGTGGAGAAAGTCGTGGTGGTCATCCTGGACAAAGAGCACCATCCAGTGGAGAGGTTTGTCTTTGAGATCACCCAGCCACCCCTGCTTTCCATCAG CTCGGAGTCCCTGCTGTCCCATGTGGAGCAGTTACTGCGTGCCTTCATCCTGAAGATCAGCGTGTGCGACGCAGTGCTGGACAACAACCCCCCAG GTTGCACCTTCACAGTTCTGGTTCACACCCGGGAGGCTGCCACACGGAACATGGAGAAGATCCAGGTGATAAAG GACTTCCCGTGGATCCTCGCTGACGAACAAGACGTGCACATGCACGACCCCCGGCTGATTCCCCTCAAAACTATGACATCTGACATCCTAAAG ATGCAGCTGTATGTTGAAGAGAGAGCGCACAAAGGCACCTGA
- the MAD2L2 gene encoding mitotic spindle assembly checkpoint protein MAD2B isoform X1, whose protein sequence is MTTLTRQDLNFGQVVADVLSEFLEVAVHLILYVREVYPIGIFQKRKKYNVPVQMSCHPELNQYIQDTLHCVKPLLEKNDVEKVVVVILDKEHHPVERFVFEITQPPLLSISSESLLSHVEQLLRAFILKISVCDAVLDNNPPGKHIHTALEHLIAAPGTTGSVWCALHCPLSWTTSLAGCTFTVLVHTREAATRNMEKIQVIKDFPWILADEQDVHMHDPRLIPLKTMTSDILKMQLYVEERAHKGT, encoded by the exons ATGACCACTCTCACACGGCAGGACCTTAACTTTGGGCAAG ttgttgCAGATGTTCTGTCAGAGTTTCTGGAAGTAGCTGTTCACCTTATCTTATACGTCAGAGAAGTTTACCCCATTGGGAtctttcagaagaggaaaaaatacaatgtACCTGTCCAG ATGTCCTGCCACCCAGAGCTGAACCAGTACATCCAGGACACGCTGCACTGCGTGAAGCCACTGCTTGAGAAG AACGATGTGGAGAAAGTCGTGGTGGTCATCCTGGACAAAGAGCACCATCCAGTGGAGAGGTTTGTCTTTGAGATCACCCAGCCACCCCTGCTTTCCATCAG CTCGGAGTCCCTGCTGTCCCATGTGGAGCAGTTACTGCGTGCCTTCATCCTGAAGATCAGCGTGTGCGACGCAGTGCTGGACAACAACCCCCCAGGTAAACACAtccacacagccctggagcatcTCATTGCTGCACCTGGGACAACAGGTAGTGTCTGGTGTGCTCTTCATTGTCCTCTGAGCTGGACCACTTCTCTGGCAGGTTGCACCTTCACAGTTCTGGTTCACACCCGGGAGGCTGCCACACGGAACATGGAGAAGATCCAGGTGATAAAG GACTTCCCGTGGATCCTCGCTGACGAACAAGACGTGCACATGCACGACCCCCGGCTGATTCCCCTCAAAACTATGACATCTGACATCCTAAAG ATGCAGCTGTATGTTGAAGAGAGAGCGCACAAAGGCACCTGA
- the FBXO44 gene encoding F-box only protein 44 produces MTTISDLPEDVLVELLSLLPARELIRSCRLVCAQWRYVVDLTTLWKRKCQRDGFYLQSLDRSISDWKIFYMLCHLKRNLIKNPCAEEKFKHWKLDRNEGDRWKIETMPGAHGTEMPNHTVHKYFVTSYGPCFKSQLITLKKEGYWNQLMDEKRPEIVVKDWYAARFDCGCRYELTVKLLSEDYIVLEEFHPEPVVIEQWSDAMWREISHTFQNYPAGVRYIWFQHGGQDTQFWAGWYGIRVTNSSITIGPQTGF; encoded by the exons ATGACGACCATCAGCGACCTGCCCGAGGACGTGCTGGTGGAGCTGCTGTCGCTGCTGCCGGCGCGGGAGCTGATCCGCAGCTGCAGGCTGGTGTGCGCGCAGTGGCGCTACGTGGTGGATCTCACCACGCTGTGGAAGCGCAAGTGCCAGCGCGACGGGTTTTACCTGCAGAGTTTGGACAGAAGCATCTCGGACTGGAAGATCTTCTACATGCTCTGCCACTTGAAGAGAAACTTAATCAAAAACCCCTGTGCtgaag AGAAGTTTAAGCACTGGAAACTTGACCGTAATGAGGGAGATAGATGGAAGATTGAGACTATGCCTGGAGCTCATGGAACAGAGATGCCAAACCACACAGTACACAAATACTTTGTCACTTCATATGG GCCATGCTTCAAGTCTCAACTCATCACCCTGAAGAAAGAAGGATACTGGAATCAGTTGATGGATGAGAAGCGGCCTGAAATTGTAGTCAAGGACTG GTACGCTGCCAGGTTTGACTGTGGCTGTCGCTACGAGCTCACAGTGAAGCTGCTGTCTGAAGACTACATTGTCCTGGAGGAGTTCCACCCCGAGCCAGTGGTTATTGAGCAATGGAGTGATGCAATGTGGAGAGAg aTTTCTCACACCTTCCAGAATTACCCAGCTGGAGTGCGTTACATCTGGTTTCAGCACGGAGGCCAAGACACCCAGTTCTGGGCAGGATGGTATGGGATCCGAGTGACAAACAGCAGCATCACCATTGGGCCCCAAACAGGCTTCTGA
- the FBXO2 gene encoding F-box only protein 2, with translation MESLPEAVLIRILASIPAVELVLVCRLVCCQWKNLVDGAALWILKCQQEGFTGAESQEDAENWQNFYFLSKKRKNLIKNPCGEEDLQHWGEVENGGDGWKVEELPGDFGKEFPSEEVHKYFVTSYEWCRKAQVIDLRAEGYWEELMDTTQPKIVVKDWYAGRSDAGCLYELCVRLLSENEDVLAEYKSETIAIPQDNDADWTEISHTFSNYGPGVRFVRFEHGGQDTLFWKGWYGVRVTNSSLTLEP, from the exons ATGGAGTCCCTCCCTGAAGCAGTGCTGATCCGGATCCTGGCGTCCATACCTGCGgtggagctggtgctggtgtGTCGCCTGGTCTGCTGCCAGTGGAAGAACCTGGTCGATGGAGCTGCGCTTTGGATCCTGAAGTGTCAGCAGGAAGGTTTCACCGGAGCAGAGTCacaggaggatgcagagaacTGGCAAAACTTCTACTTCCTGagtaagaaaaggaagaatCTCATCAAGAACCCATGTGGTGAAG AAGACTTGCAGCACTGGGGAGAGGTAGAGAACGGAGGTGATGGCTGGAAAGTTGAAGAGCTCCCTGGGGACTTTGGAAAAGAATTCCCTAGTGAAGAAGTCCATAAGTACTTTGTTACATCTTATGA GTGGTGTCGAAAGGCTCAGGTCATCGACCTTCGGGCTGAGGGCTACTGGGAAGAGCTGATGGATACGACCCAGCCAAAAATCGTGGTGAAAGACTG GTACGCGGGCCGCAGCGACGCCGGCTGCCTCTACGAGCTGTGCGTGAGGCTGCTCTCGGAGAACGAGGATGTTCTGGCTGAGTACAAGAGTGAGACTATTGCCATCCCACAGGACAACGATGCTGACTGGACTGAG ATCTCCCACACCTTTTCCAACTACGGGCCCGGGGTGCGCTTTGTGCGCTTCGAGCACGGCGGGCAGGACACGCTCTTCTGGAAGGGCTGGTACGGCGTGCGGGTCACCAACAGCAGCCTCACCCTGGAGCCATAG